CGTCATTCAGCATCCTTTCGATGTCGGATTCACGGTAGAGGATTTTGCCACCCAACTGGATATAGGCGATGCGTCCTTCGTTGCGGTAGTCCTGAAGTGTCCGGCGGCTCACCTTCAGCCGTGCCGACACCTCTTTGTCGGTGAAGAACCGCTCACCGCCCAATGTCGGGCGGTAATTGGCGGTCAGATGCTCGAAGCTGTCCAACAGTCGGTCAAGACTGCCCATGAAGTGGATTATCCACTCGTTATCCTTGTTAATCAGCTCGTTCATATCACTTTGGATTTATTGGGATTATTGTTATTACTCTATTCGGTTATCAGATTGTCCTGCCTTTGAACCTCGCTTCTTTTCTCCTGTCCTCCACGATGGATACGATACGTTTCACATCTTCAGGACAGTAGTAGGTTTTGTGATTGATTTGGCTGTATGCCAATGTGCCGTTATCCCGAAGAGTCTGCAACATGCGTGGGCTGATGTTGAGCATCCGGCACACGTCCTGATTGTCCATCCACTCGCTCATTGTCTTTTCCCCGTGCCGATGGCAGATGGCATCCATTCGGCAGATGAAACGGTCGAACTTGGCGACCATCGCTTCAAAGGTCTTTCTTTCGATTGATACGATTTCCATATTGTCTTTCTTTTAATTGTTACTGTTTTTTTGCTGCAAAGGAATACATAATCTATTGCCCTGCAATGGATTTTCCGAAAGTGGCAGCATGTTGCGCCGATACGGTGGTCATTGTCCGGGTTACTGCCTGTCAATTCCCCGTAAGCAAGCCTGTGTACCATGATTTCCGCTCCACCTTTTGAGACTGCTATCATTCCTTTTGCCGCAAAGAAAGACATAATCCGATACCTGACAATGGATATTACCATTACTGGTAGTATGTGGCACAGGGTGGTAGAGGTTGGCACACGTTGTAAGTGGCGCCAATTCCCTTGATTCCGAAAATTAGGAATGCGGCAAGATTGAAAATAAGGGCTTAATTCAAACCTGCCCTCTATCTCATCTCTATCCGTTCCGCTATTCATCTCCGGCAAATCGGAGAAGTCTGCACCGCTATTTCCATCACCACATTGCAAAACCACACAAAATTGGCTAAGAGAATCCAAACGCTTGAATGACTGCACTAAAGCACCTTACTTTACTCCCGATAATCGGTCGAGATGCTGACCAAGACCACATTCAATAACTTAATCAATTTGTTTTTTACAATGAAAAGAGAACCAAACATTACAGAGCAGCAGGCTCGTGAAATCGTGGAAAAAATGGGACGCAGGGAATCCCACACTCCCAAGTCTGTGGATGACTTTTACAGGAGAATCGGTCTGGAGCCGGAGGAGCTGGAACAGCCCGACAAGACCGTCACGGAAGAAACGGAGACCGCTATAACGGATGAACCGTCAGGTGTGAAGACCGGAGATGTGACAATGCCACAGAAGCGAGTCAGTAGCAAGTAGCGCAGGCTGTCTTTGGATGAGTACCGCACCACCTATCTCCAAGTCCCCAAGATTATCAACCGCAAGCCTGTGTTCGTCAGTGAGACGGTACGTGACGAGCTGGACAGGGTTGTCCGCTACCTCGGCGAAAAGGGCATGAGCGCATCCGGACTTATCGAGAACCTTGTCCGCCTGCACCTTGAAACTTATCGTGAGGACATCGAGCAGTGACGCAAACTCTGACGGGATTACGGTGGAACCGATTGAGCCGTTGGATGCACTCCATCGGTTCGACCGATACACAAGGTGAGTTATTACACTCGGAAATCAATCCGACAGGCGGAGAATTTTTGTGTCCTCAAAGACACAGCAAGATATATTTTCAGTTACCCGAATAATTCTAAGTAACTGAAAACACCTTCACCGCTGTGGGCAGAATTATCCTCCGCAGTCGGATAATTTCGAGGTTCTTTAATCAAAGATTAAACAATGGACAAACCATAAAATTAAAAGAATAAGAAGAATGAAAAAGAAGAGCAAGTACGGGAGAAATCCCAAATTGAACCCAAAGACGCACTGCGTGATGGTGCGCTTCGACGATGTGGAATGGAACAGGTTCCTAACGATGTACGAGGAATCGAACGTGTATGCGAAAGCCGTCTTTCTCAAGGCGCATTTCTTCGGACAGAAGTTCAAGGTCCTGAAGGTGGACAAGACGCTGGTGGACTACTACACCAAGCTGTCGGACTTCCACGCCCAGTTCCGTGCCATCGGTACGAACTACAATCAGGTCGTTAAAGAATTGCGCATCCATTTTTCGGAGAAGAAGGCGATGGCGTTGCTCTACAAGTTGGAGAAACATACCATCGACCTTGTGAAACTGAGCTGGGAAATTGTGGAACTTTCAAGGGAAATGTATGCCAAGTGGGAACAACGGAAAGAATAATTCTGTTACATACCCAAGATACACATTACAGATACGTAATTCGGTAAATGAACGCATTTTTACTGACAATTTCATTGTCAATCATGTTGTAATCGTACATTCGGAACTTTAGAACAAAGACAAGTATTACTTAACAGACTTGAAAACTAAATTCTTATAATTGAAACGACTGTATCATTTATAATGGTGCAGTCGTTTTAGGTAGTCGTTTTATATTCAAGAGGATAAATAGTTGCAAATGTTCATTTAGCTATCAATATGAAATTACTATCTTTGTAAAATGATTCAAGAGGAATTCGATTTTTACAGACCATGTAAGCTATTGCAACCTTACGTGAGATATTATTGGGTATTCAAAAGTAACCAGTTTTTGAATACCCTGACTTATCCTATCGGTTGCCCTCAAATCATCTTCCATAAACAAACACCGTTATATATCCCTGAACTGAATGTTACACAACACAAACTGACCATCAGCGGACAAGTTAATTTTTCATCCCATTTGTATGCTGACGGCAATACAGAAATGATAGTGGTCGTGTTCCAGCCCCACGCCATGAGTATGTTTCTGAACATACCGACATCGCTCTTTTACAATCAAGAAGTGTCCGGTTACAGCCTTGAAAACAAGAGTTTGAATGAACTGGCTACACGAATATTCGACTGTGAAAATAATTCTATTTGCATAAGCTATATAGAAAAATGGCTGGTGTCACAAATTGCCGATAATTTAGCTGATACCACATACAGAATTAAAAGGATAGATGCCGCCATACAGCAAATATATATCACTCCGCAAATCTCTGTAAACGAATTATCTTCCATTGCCTGCCTGAGCAAAAAACAGTTTGAGCGGTTGTTTCATTCATTTGTCGGCATCAATCCCAAAGAATATACCCGTATCGTCCGCTTCCAAAAGGTTTTGGCACAGATGCAGCATCAAGCGGGTAAAGAAATCAATCAGGCACAAATAGCATACGCCAGCGGCTATGCCGACCAGTCTCACTTTATCCGGGAGTTCAAGAAATTCTGCGGATATACGCCCGTGTCTTTGCTGAAAGTATCAAATCCATATTCCGATTTGTTCACCAATCCCGTGTAAATGTCCCGTTTGTTCTATCCGGGTTCAAACGCTTCCCCTACTTTTGCCGCCTGATTCATTGAATGAAAAATAGCATTAAGTATGAAAGAAGTAAATCCCCAAGAAACCGGCCGGGCATACGCCTTTGAAATGTGGATGAACGCACCCATGCCGATGGTGACGTTCTTTAAGACACTCGACGTGTCACGCCTTGCGAAAATCAGCCGGAAATCGGGCATGAAGTTTAATATGTTGATGTGCTGGTGCATCGGCAAATCCGCAAGGGACGTGAAAGAATTTTATCTGCTGCCCGTTGGCGGTAAACTGATGCAGTACGACACCATTGCAGTAAACACCATTGTCGCTAACAGAGAGGGCGAGGTAAGTTCGTGTGATATTCCTTTCTGCGATGATTTATCTGTGTTTAATCAACACTATCTGCGACTTACCAAACAAGTGGCTGAAAGTTGCGTCAATCACGACTTGACGGAAAGCATGGTTATCGGAACTTCCGCCTTGGCACAATATGAAATAGACGGTGCTGTCGGGATGTATAGCGGCATTTTTAATAATCCGTTCCTCATTTGGGGCAAATACAAGCGCCGCCTGCTGAAAACGACACTTACCGTTTCTTTCCAGTTCCACCACACGCAAATGGACGGGGCGCACGCTTCCCGCTTTTTGGACGGGATTCAGAAAGAAATTGATAAATTGAGAATATAAGTTTAGGGAAAAACGCTATCTTTGCAGAACTAACAGAAAAATAAATAGTTGTTCAACAATATGAAATGGCAGTTGTGCATATAGCTACGCTCAACGAATAGCACTTCCAATTATTGCTATTCAACAATAGACAGGCTTATGTTTTTAAGTTTGCCTGTTATTGCCTTGTCATTATCCCTTATTATAAATCTATAAGATTGTCGTGCTGTTTAAAGCGGCAGGATGTATCGTATCATATTGGTTTGAACAAATGAATTATACCTATAAGAAAATCTGGCTCATCGCTTTTCCTGTAATGATGAGCATCCTTATCGAACAACTGATAAATATTACCGATGCTTTGTTTTTAGGGCACGTGAGTGATGTGGAACTGGGCGCATCTGCTCTTGCCGGAATATGGTTCTTGGCAATTTATATGCTCGGCTTCGGGTTCAGTTTGGGGTTGCAAGTGGTAATTGCCCGCCGTAACGGAGAACAGCAGTATGCGGAAACGGGAAAAACGTTCTTTCAGGGATTGTTTTTCTTGCTGATACTGGCGGTACTCCTCTGTATGCTATCCAAGATATTTTCTCCTGTTCTGTTGAAACATCTGATAACTTCGGATGATGTGTATAATGCGGTTATCCGCTATTTGGATTGGCGTATTTGGGGATTGTTGTTCTCTTTCCCGTTCCTTGCCTTACGCTCGTTTTTGGTAGGCATTACACAGACAAAAGCTCTGAACATGGCAGCTTTCACTGCCGTACTGGTGAACATTCCGCTGAACTGGCTCCTGATATTCGGCTTCGATATGGGTATATCGGGAGCGGCTATAGCATCTTCATTTGCCGAAATGTGTTCGCTGGCTGTATTGGCTGCATATATGTTTCGGCACATTGATAAAAAAGTGTATAGCTTATACTGGCATATTGATATAACTATATTGAAAGAGGTATTTTCTATCTCGGTATGGAGTATGCTCCAGTTCTTTACAAGTGTAGCCATTTGGTTTCTGTTCTTCGTGGCTATCGAACGTTTGGGAGAAACGGAATTGGCTGTATCGAACATTATAAGAAGTGTTTCCGCACTGTTTTCCGTTATCGTCAATGCATTGGCAGGTGTCACCGGTTCTTTGGTGAGTAACCTGATTGGAGCAGGTGAAAAGAAACAAGTTTTTCCGCTTTGCCATAAGATTATCCGTTTAGGATATGCGACAGGCATTCCACTGATTGCTTTTGCGTTGTTCTTTCACCAGCACATTATAGGGGCTTATACGGAAAATCCCGCTATCGTACAGCTTGCATGGCCGCCTTTTCTTGTCATGCTATTGAATTACTTCTTTGCACTACCCAGTTACGTCTATCTGAATGCTGTCACCGGAACGGGAGCGACACGGACGGTATTCATTTTTCAGGTGATAACTACTATTGCTTATCTGTTCTGCTTATGGGGATTAGATTTTTGTGATGTCCCGTTAGCGGCATATTGGGCAGTGGAATACTTATATGTAATGCTGCTTGGTACACAATCCGTCATTTATCTTAAATATAAACAATACTAAGAACTGAAAGTTATGATGAACAAGATATATCCCCGTAAGGGTGACACGCAAACCGTTTATTTGAATGCTGTCGTAAAAGACCCGTCTATCGAAATAGGCGACTATACCATTTACAATGACTTTGTTTCAGACCCGTGTCTGTTTGAGCAAAACAATGTATTGTATCATTATCCCATTAACCATGAACGGCTGATAATTGGAAAGTTCTGTTCTATTGCTTGCGGTGCAAAATTTCTGTTCAATTGCGCCAATCATACCCTGAAATCACTATCGACATACACGTTCCCGCTGTTTTATGAAGATTGGGAATTGGATAAGGCAAATGTGGCTTCCGCTTGGGACAACAAAGGCGACATCGTAATAGGCAATGATGTATGGATAGGCTATGAAGCCGTTATTATGGCTGGTGTCCATATCGGTGACGGGGCTATTGTTGGTACAAGGGCGGTTGTGACGAAAGATGTGCCGCCCTATACCATTGTAGGTGGTATCCCCGCAAAGGAGATACGAAAGCGGTTCAGTCCTGATAGGATAGAACAGATGCAGGCTTTGAAATGGTGGAACTGGTCGGTAGATAAGATACGGGAGTTTTTGCCTTATCTGAAAGATGGACGTTGGGATAAATTACAGGCAGTATGAAATCAATCAAGAATCTAATTTCACTCGGCTATTTGCTGATGGCATTATTGGTTATCGGCATAATGTATATTTGGTATAAAGAATGGTGCGAATTAGAGAAATTGGAAGTTCAGAATCGTCATATAGATACTTTTCGCCAAGAATCGCACGAAATATTTGTTCTTCTTATTGAACTTTCTTTATCAGGCGAGACTGTATTGGAATGGGAATATACAGATTTGGAACATTACCATTATCAACGCATGGCAATGGACAGTATGCTATGCCGTTTCAAAGTTATCTATCCGACAGAGCGCATAGACAGTGTACGCCATCTTCTCAAAGATAAGGAACGACAAATGCGTCAAATCGTGCAGGTATTTGAACAGCAACAAGCCATCAACGATAAGATAACCAGTCAAGTACCCGCAATAGTACAAAAGAGTGTCCAAGAACAGTACCAAAAAACAAAACGAAAAGGATTCTTGGGCATCTTCGGCAAAAAAGAGGAAGCAAAGCCCACCGTGACCACCGCGATGCTCCGTTCCCTTAACCGGAATATGATAGCGGAACAACAGGCGCAAAGCCGCCGTTTGTCGGAACATGCCGATAGCCTTGCCGCACGAAATGCAGAACTGAATAGGCTACTGCAAGGACTGATTATTCAAATAGATGGAAAAGTTCAAGCAGACCTGCAAAAAAGGGAATTGGAAATAGTTGCCATGCGGGAACGGTCATTTCTTCAGATTGGCGGCTTGACAGGGTTCGTCCTTCTTCTGTTAATCATTTCATATATCATAATTCACCGAAATACTAACCGTATCAAGCGGTACAAACGGGAAACGACAAATTTAATCAAACAGCTACAACAAGTGGTAGAGAAAAACGAGGCACTGATAGCCTCTCGCAAGAAAGCGGTACATACTATCACCCACGAGTTACGCACACCGCTGACGGCAATCACAGGCTATACCGGGTTGATGCAGAAAGATTGTAACACGGACAAAATCAAAGTGTATGTTCAAAATATCCGGCAATCCTCCGACCTTATGCGCGAAATGCTTAACACCCTGCTTGACTTTTTCCGTCTGGATAACGGCAAGGAGCAGCCGAACACTTCTCCTTGCCGGATTTCGGCAATCATTCACACGCTCGAAACGGAGTTTATGCCAATCGCCATGAACAAGGGATTGGCTCTGACAATACATTGTCACAAGGATGCCCTCGTCCAAACAGATAAAGAACATATCCTGCAAATCGGAAATAATCTGCTGTCAAACGCCATCAAATTCACGGAGGAAGGCGGTGTGTCGCTGACTACCGACTATACCGATGGAGTTCTGATAATTACTGTTGAAGATACGGGTACAGGCATGACCGAAGAGGAACAGCAACGGGTGTTCAGCGCGTTTGAGCGTTTGGCAAACGCCGCCGCAAAAGACGGCTTCGGACTGGGACTGTCCATCGTACAACGTATTGTGGCGATGCTCGACGGTACAATCCGGCTGGAGAGCGAGAAAGGCAAAGGCAGCCGTTTCACGGTGGAAATACCCATGCAGACAGCCGGGGAACTGCCGGAAAGGATAAATCAGACACGGATTCATCATGACCGTATATTCCATGATGTCATTGCCATCGACAATGACGAGGTATTGCTCCTTATGCTGAAAGAAATGTATGCACAGGAAGGGATACACTGCGACACCTGCACCGATGCTGCGGAGTTGATGGAACTGATACGAAAAAAGGAATACAGTCTGCTTCTGACGGATCTGAACATGCCGGAAATCAACGGCTTCGAGCTGTTGGAGCTGCTACGTACCTCCAACGTTGGCAATTCAAAGACTATCCCGGTAGTCGTGACAACCGCTTCGGGCAGTTGCAGCAAGGAGGAACTTATGGAACGTGGTTTCTCCGGTTGCCTGCTCAAACCGTTCTCCATATCGGAACTGATGGAGGTTTCAGGCAAATGCGCCATGAAAGGTAAACTGAATGAAAAGCCGGATTTCACCTCCCTGCTGTCATACGGCAATGAATCCGTCATGCTGGATAAACTGATAACGGAAACCGAAAAGGAAATGCAGGCAATCAGGGAAGCGGGTCTAAAGAAAGACCTTCAGGAACTGGATGCCTTGACACACCACCTGCGAAGTTCATGGGAGATACTCCGTGCCGACCAGCCGTTAAGGGAACTATACAAATTGCTTCATTGCGATGGCACACCTGACGATAAAACAATTGGCAATGCTGTAAAAGCTGTGCTGGACAAGGGTTCG
The Bacteroides caecimuris DNA segment above includes these coding regions:
- a CDS encoding helix-turn-helix domain-containing protein; its protein translation is MIQEEFDFYRPCKLLQPYVRYYWVFKSNQFLNTLTYPIGCPQIIFHKQTPLYIPELNVTQHKLTISGQVNFSSHLYADGNTEMIVVVFQPHAMSMFLNIPTSLFYNQEVSGYSLENKSLNELATRIFDCENNSICISYIEKWLVSQIADNLADTTYRIKRIDAAIQQIYITPQISVNELSSIACLSKKQFERLFHSFVGINPKEYTRIVRFQKVLAQMQHQAGKEINQAQIAYASGYADQSHFIREFKKFCGYTPVSLLKVSNPYSDLFTNPV
- a CDS encoding helix-turn-helix domain-containing protein, translating into MNELINKDNEWIIHFMGSLDRLLDSFEHLTANYRPTLGGERFFTDKEVSARLKVSRRTLQDYRNEGRIAYIQLGGKILYRESDIERMLNDGYRSAYRLTAT
- a CDS encoding ATP-binding protein, which codes for MKSIKNLISLGYLLMALLVIGIMYIWYKEWCELEKLEVQNRHIDTFRQESHEIFVLLIELSLSGETVLEWEYTDLEHYHYQRMAMDSMLCRFKVIYPTERIDSVRHLLKDKERQMRQIVQVFEQQQAINDKITSQVPAIVQKSVQEQYQKTKRKGFLGIFGKKEEAKPTVTTAMLRSLNRNMIAEQQAQSRRLSEHADSLAARNAELNRLLQGLIIQIDGKVQADLQKRELEIVAMRERSFLQIGGLTGFVLLLLIISYIIIHRNTNRIKRYKRETTNLIKQLQQVVEKNEALIASRKKAVHTITHELRTPLTAITGYTGLMQKDCNTDKIKVYVQNIRQSSDLMREMLNTLLDFFRLDNGKEQPNTSPCRISAIIHTLETEFMPIAMNKGLALTIHCHKDALVQTDKEHILQIGNNLLSNAIKFTEEGGVSLTTDYTDGVLIITVEDTGTGMTEEEQQRVFSAFERLANAAAKDGFGLGLSIVQRIVAMLDGTIRLESEKGKGSRFTVEIPMQTAGELPERINQTRIHHDRIFHDVIAIDNDEVLLLMLKEMYAQEGIHCDTCTDAAELMELIRKKEYSLLLTDLNMPEINGFELLELLRTSNVGNSKTIPVVVTTASGSCSKEELMERGFSGCLLKPFSISELMEVSGKCAMKGKLNEKPDFTSLLSYGNESVMLDKLITETEKEMQAIREAGLKKDLQELDALTHHLRSSWEILRADQPLRELYKLLHCDGTPDDKTIGNAVKAVLDKGSEIIRLAKEERRKYENG
- a CDS encoding helix-turn-helix domain-containing protein is translated as MEIVSIERKTFEAMVAKFDRFICRMDAICHRHGEKTMSEWMDNQDVCRMLNISPRMLQTLRDNGTLAYSQINHKTYYCPEDVKRIVSIVEDRRKEARFKGRTI
- the mobA gene encoding conjugal transfer protein MobA; its protein translation is MKKKSKYGRNPKLNPKTHCVMVRFDDVEWNRFLTMYEESNVYAKAVFLKAHFFGQKFKVLKVDKTLVDYYTKLSDFHAQFRAIGTNYNQVVKELRIHFSEKKAMALLYKLEKHTIDLVKLSWEIVELSREMYAKWEQRKE
- a CDS encoding CatB-related O-acetyltransferase, yielding MMNKIYPRKGDTQTVYLNAVVKDPSIEIGDYTIYNDFVSDPCLFEQNNVLYHYPINHERLIIGKFCSIACGAKFLFNCANHTLKSLSTYTFPLFYEDWELDKANVASAWDNKGDIVIGNDVWIGYEAVIMAGVHIGDGAIVGTRAVVTKDVPPYTIVGGIPAKEIRKRFSPDRIEQMQALKWWNWSVDKIREFLPYLKDGRWDKLQAV
- a CDS encoding CatA-like O-acetyltransferase, family 2, which codes for MKEVNPQETGRAYAFEMWMNAPMPMVTFFKTLDVSRLAKISRKSGMKFNMLMCWCIGKSARDVKEFYLLPVGGKLMQYDTIAVNTIVANREGEVSSCDIPFCDDLSVFNQHYLRLTKQVAESCVNHDLTESMVIGTSALAQYEIDGAVGMYSGIFNNPFLIWGKYKRRLLKTTLTVSFQFHHTQMDGAHASRFLDGIQKEIDKLRI
- a CDS encoding MATE family efflux transporter gives rise to the protein MNYTYKKIWLIAFPVMMSILIEQLINITDALFLGHVSDVELGASALAGIWFLAIYMLGFGFSLGLQVVIARRNGEQQYAETGKTFFQGLFFLLILAVLLCMLSKIFSPVLLKHLITSDDVYNAVIRYLDWRIWGLLFSFPFLALRSFLVGITQTKALNMAAFTAVLVNIPLNWLLIFGFDMGISGAAIASSFAEMCSLAVLAAYMFRHIDKKVYSLYWHIDITILKEVFSISVWSMLQFFTSVAIWFLFFVAIERLGETELAVSNIIRSVSALFSVIVNALAGVTGSLVSNLIGAGEKKQVFPLCHKIIRLGYATGIPLIAFALFFHQHIIGAYTENPAIVQLAWPPFLVMLLNYFFALPSYVYLNAVTGTGATRTVFIFQVITTIAYLFCLWGLDFCDVPLAAYWAVEYLYVMLLGTQSVIYLKYKQY